Part of the Vicinamibacteria bacterium genome, ACGAACCGCCTCCTCCGCTCTCCCGAGCGCCGCACAGGCAATCCCGAGCGCGGCGCGTCGTCGCGGGTCGTCGGGCCACCGTTTGACCTCTTCTTCCAGTAGCACGCGGGCCTCCTCATAAGCGTGCCGCGCCCTCTCAGGCTGCCCGGAAAAGCGGAAGGCATGAGCGGCGAGGAGAGGCCTGGGGCTGTAGGACTCGGGAAACCCGATCCACTCGGCATCGGTGGCAAACAGCCGCTCGAGGGCCGAGTCGTAGTCTCTCTCGAAGGTTTCCTGCCAGAACCACATCCACACCGATTGCGTGTCCTTGGTCGGCGGCATTGCCTCCAGGGTGTCGCGGGCCTCTGCGGTCGCGCCCTTCCACATCCAGTAAGTCCATGCCTTGGCCATGAAAAGCCAGGCTTCTTCCGGGGAGAGAGCGATCGCACGATCGTAGTAGTGAATGGCCTCGTCGTAATCGGCGGTGTTGGCGTATGTTTCTCCGATCTCACCGATCAGGCTGGCGTCTCGGGGGCTGAAAGGCAGCGCGCGACGAAAATGAGCGATCGCTTCGTCCCACCTGCCCTGTCTTCGGTACACGAGCGCCTTGGCCTCCAGGATCTCGGCATTGGACGGAAGCGCCGCTTCGGCAATCTCGAACTCCCTCATTGCCAGAGCATAGTCGCTGCGGACCCAGTAGTAATAGAATCCGAGGGCGACGTGGACCTCAGGAGCATCGGGTGCGATGGCATAGGCACGCTCGGCGGCAGCCTTCGCCAACTCTCGACGTTCATCGGAGAGATCGTGGCCGAGGTGATAGAAGAGGGAATGTGCGCGGGAAAGCTCGACATAGCCGGGAACGTAATCCGGATCGAGCGTCACGCTCTCCTGGAAGAAGGCGACGACGCGAGCCCGAGTTTCCGGCGAGTAGTCAGGGGTTTGAGCGAGATGACGCCCACGAAGATAGGCTTCATAGGCGTCGAGATCACCCGTCGGTCGCGCTTCGAGAGTGGAACGCTCCGAATCGACAATCGTGACGCCGAGCTGAGCCAGCACGTCCTCGGCAATCTCGCTTTGGGTCTGGAAGATATCTACCAGCACCCTGTCGTAGGTCTTCGCCCATAGGCTGGTATCGTCACTCACTCGGCTCAGCTGAGGGGTGATTCTCACCCGAGGAACACCATCACTTCCCTGGGACCACCGGACGGTTCCATCGACGATGAAGTCGACGTCGAGCTCATCCCCGATCTCCCGCACTGATTTCGTCGTACCTTCGTATTGGAGAGTGCTCTTTCGCGAGATGATTCCGATGCTTCGCACCCGGCTCAATCGGCTCGTGATCTCCTCGCTCACTCCAGCGGCAAAGTACGAATCCTGCGGCGGACCGAAGTTCTCGA contains:
- a CDS encoding protein kinase — protein: MIGEKLGQYRILRRLGAGGMAEVFVAEDSKLKREVALKLLPPDLAQDPDFLSRFEREAQALAALTHPNIVTIYSVEEAEGLHFLTMELIHGVGLDQIVSTGPLSTERCIAIATQMADALAAAHARGIVHRDLKPGNVVISDDGRVKILDFGLAKMQGYGADEDDLTAARTAPGIVLGTLSFMSPEQLQGSAADARSDVFSFGVTLYEMASGHRPFKGGSTAEVMSAILRDQPRPVTELTGKFPTALERIIRRCLEKNPDDRYSSAIELRQDIQHMLEAGPARFRFGFSISRKRLLPLLATLLVFATAVGSWFVMRARPQTSLTMVAVLPFENFGPPQDSYFAAGVSEEITSRLSRVRSIGIISRKSTLQYEGTTKSVREIGDELDVDFIVDGTVRWSQGSDGVPRVRITPQLSRVSDDTSLWAKTYDRVLVDIFQTQSEIAEDVLAQLGVTIVDSERSTLEARPTGDLDAYEAYLRGRHLAQTPDYSPETRARVVAFFQESVTLDPDYVPGYVELSRAHSLFYHLGHDLSDERRELAKAAAERAYAIAPDAPEVHVALGFYYYWVRSDYALAMREFEIAEAALPSNAEILEAKALVYRRQGRWDEAIAHFRRALPFSPRDASLIGEIGETYANTADYDEAIHYYDRAIALSPEEAWLFMAKAWTYWMWKGATAEARDTLEAMPPTKDTQSVWMWFWQETFERDYDSALERLFATDAEWIGFPESYSPRPLLAAHAFRFSGQPERARHAYEEARVLLEEEVKRWPDDPRRRAALGIACAALGRAEEAVREGRMALKLHPLTRDAFSGAYYVSELAFIYTLLGERASAIDLLEDLLQVPSLISVPMLELDPRWDPLRDEPRFQRMLTEYR